The Halalkalicoccus subterraneus genome includes the window GAGCAGTTCCTCGGCCTGCTTCAGGAGCTCGCCCGCGACGACGACCGCGGAGGTGGTGCCGTCCGCGACCTCCTCCTCCTGGGTCTGGGCGACCTCGACGATCATGTTCGCGGCGGGGTGCTCGATGTCCATCTCCTTGAGGATGGTGACGCCGTCGTTCGTGACGACGACCCCACCCGAGGAGTCGACGAGCATCTTGTCCATTCCTTTCGGACCGAGCGTGGTCCGTACGGACTCGGCAACGGCCTTGCCGGCCGAGATGTTCATCGACTGTGCGTCCCGTCCGGACGTGCGCTGACTGTCGTCCGACATCACGATGAGGGGCTGGTTACCCATCTGCTGAGCCATGGTCAGGAGAACGATTGTTTGTGCTTCTATATAAACCCACTGGAAACAGCCAGCGTATCCGTGGGAACTGCTGTCCTCTCACGTTGTGACAGGTTACCGCACAGGTGTTTATATACTACGCTGACTCTCCGCCGGAAAAGCGGTGGTAGCTGAGGTCCTCGCGCTTCTGTTCGTTGTGTTTGCGTTCGAGAAAGGAGTACGCCGCCCCGTGAGGGGCACCTTCCAGCAGCATCTCCGCCGCTTCGCGGACCATCGAGACCTGCTCGGGCCGCCCGATGACGCCCATGGTCGAGCCGTAGATGACGACGTTCGCTCCCGAGAGTTCCTCCATGATCTGTCGGGTGCGCCCGCCCTCGCCGATGAGTCGTCCCTTCTTGCGCTGGAGGTCCTTCTTGTTGCGGGCAGCGGCGTCGATGTCGATGAGATCGAACAGCATCACGTCGTCCTCGAGCAGTTCGAGGGCGGCTTCGGGCGAGAACCCGCGGCCGATCGCACGAACGACCTCCGGTCCCTTGAGTCCGGTTACGGGGTCGCCGACGGTTTCGACCTGCACTGCACCGTTCTCCGAGTCGACGTCGAGACGGACCTCCGCCCGGTCTTCGATCTCCCGGAGCGTCTCGCCGCCGGCACCGATCAGCACGCCGACGCGGTCCTGTGGAATCTTCACGTGGTTCATGGCAGTGCTACTGGCTCGATTACGTTAAGCGTTCGGCCATCGTACGACGCTGTGATACCGCCGTTTCACCGGCTAACGGGCCGCACACTTATTCGGTGGATACGCGTATAGGAACACGAGATGGCATCTGACTCCGCTGGTAACGACCGAGTACGGGGAAACGAACTGCGGGCGACCGTCGAGGACGGCGGCGTCGCGCTAGGGGTGCTCGACGACCTCTACAGTCCGGAGATGGTCGAGATCTACGGCGATCTGGGCTTTGACTTCGTCTGGCACGACCTCGAACACGCCGGCCCGTCGCCCCGCGACGCCGACGCGCTGGCGGGGCTGCTCCGGGCGGCCGACCTCGCGGGTACTGAACTCCTCGTCCGGGTCCCCTCGCCGGACCCGGCGACGATCCGCAAGGCGCTCGATACCGGGGTCAGAAACCTGTTCGTCTCGCACGTCGAGTCCGCAGAGGACGTCCGCCG containing:
- a CDS encoding KH domain-containing protein, with protein sequence MNHVKIPQDRVGVLIGAGGETLREIEDRAEVRLDVDSENGAVQVETVGDPVTGLKGPEVVRAIGRGFSPEAALELLEDDVMLFDLIDIDAAARNKKDLQRKKGRLIGEGGRTRQIMEELSGANVVIYGSTMGVIGRPEQVSMVREAAEMLLEGAPHGAAYSFLERKHNEQKREDLSYHRFSGGESA